In the genome of Raphanus sativus cultivar WK10039 chromosome 4, ASM80110v3, whole genome shotgun sequence, one region contains:
- the LOC108855906 gene encoding uncharacterized protein At2g24330 — MASGEKDHEGAAAVETVDQNDSAAVVPSEAAVSSGGAEKKAKGKGLFSRIWNWIFRVKGDDFEKRLKGISKEEATIRSRMKRRSVTRRKLIRNLIAFSVFFEVIAVSYAIMTTRDEDLDWKLRSFRILPMFLLPALSFLTYSSLVSFTRMCDRRDQNTLEKLQGEMLGKIDELKERTNYFTTLDILRRFDPDPAARAAAATILASKLGADSGLKVHVGDESQLDPATGKSNDMEIKHSQGLRNRKQPNTRRSTAGSTSSHHSDNESNHSGTSEGTTEQNQQMAFEHFNPQGYAAHDGSWISRIAALLVGEDPTQSYALICGNCHMHNGLCRKEDFEYTTYYCPHCRALNKPKHSEEQQSLVPPTANTASLNPMESEVINSSSSTSERGDSPLPAEIVGEAPETTES; from the exons AGAAGGCGAAGGGGAAGGGTTTGTTCTCGCGGATCTGGAACTGGATATTTAGGGTTAAAGGAGACGATTTCGAGAAGAGGCTGAAAGGGATATCGAAGGAAGAAGCGACGATCAGATCCAGGATGAAGCGCAGATCGGTCACCAGGAGGAAACTCATTAGAAACCTCATCGCTTTCTCTGTCTTCTTCGAG GTGATTGCAGTGAGCTATGCGATTATGACGACTAGAGATGAAGATTTGGATTGGAAGCTGAGGAGTTTCAGGATCTTGCCTATGTTTCTTTTGCCTGCTCTTTCTTTCCTTACTTATTCTTCTCTCGTTAGCTTCACAAGGATGT GTGACCGCAGAGATCAAAACAcattggagaagcttcaagGTGAAATGCTGGGGAAGATCGATGAGTTGAAAGAGAGGACCAATTACTTCACCACTCTCGATATTCTTCGT AGGTTTGACCCTGACCCAGCTGCAAGGGCGGCTGCTGCAACTATTCTGGCATCCAAGTTGGGTGCTGATTCAGGCTTGAAAGTACACGTAGGAGATGAATCCCAACTTGATCCTGCCACAGGAAAGAGCAACGACATGGAGATCAAACACTCCCAAGGGCTCAGAAACCGAAAACAACCAAACACAAGACGAAGCACTGCTGGGTCCACTTCATCCCACCATTCAGATAATGAGTCTAACCATTCTGGGACAAGCGAAGGAACCACAGAGCAAAACCAGCAGATGGCTTTTGAGCATTTTAACCCTCAGGGATATGCTGCTCATGATGGTAGCTGGATCTCACGCATAGCGGCTCTCCTCGTTGGTGAAGATCCAACTCAGTCGTATGCACTCATATGCGGAAACTGCCATATGCATAACG GACTTTGCCGGAAAGAGGACTTCGAGTACACTACTTACTATTGTCCTCATTGTAGAGCCTTGAACAAGCCGAAGCATTCAGAAGAGCAGCAATCACTTGTTCCTCCTACTGCTAATACAGCCTCTCTGAATCCAATGGAAAGTGAAGTGATTAACAGCAGTAGCTCTACTAGTGAGCGTGGTGACAGTCCACTCCCTGCCGAGATTGTGGGAGAAGCCCCAGAAACAACTGAGAGCTAA
- the LOC108853511 gene encoding calmodulin-binding protein 60 E isoform X2 — protein sequence MNKRGYECSQEDADNLAESKRQKVPALASVIVEAVKVDSLQRLCSSLEPLFRRIVSEEVERALSKLGNSKLTSRSPEPKRIQGRDGRNLQLHFKTRMPPHLFTGGKVEGERGSSIHVVLIDANTGNVVQTGEESASKLSVVVLEGDFNDEDDEDWTREHFESFEVKEREGKRPILTGDTQVMLKEGVGTLGDLTFTDNSSWIRSRKFRLGVKAAPGYGDSFRFREAKTEPFAVKDHRGELYKKHYPPALHDEVWRLDRIAKDGVLHKKLLKANIVTVEDFLRLLVKDPQKLRNLLGSGMSNRMWENTMEHAKTCVLGGKLYVFYTDQTHATGVVFNHIYEFRGLIANGQFLSLESLNHDQKISADILVKIAYENWHKAVEYDGKLLNCLPVAEKEIKGLPEPKMTTAPPTTAQNHQQQMHNQNNRQTVQCHQNVIPYSQPIEYPQFVQQHCSQLLPSLPSNVQDYNSRPMESSNAYNGEDWCRPRAGQGLEDIFSEEIRLRSSEMLETDDMQRLLKTFGIGMNTMGTQGGFGQTDESCYGYSMPYQAQIDNTYRRERNRGSGKAVVGWLKLKAALRWGIFIRKKAAERKPQIVEIE from the exons ATGAACAAGCGTGGATACGAATGCAGTCAAGAGGATGCAGACAACTTGGCAGAATCGAAGAGACAAAAAGTGCCTGCTTTGGCAAG TGTTATTGTGGAAGCCGTCAAGGTAGATAGTCTGCAGAGGCTTTGCTCGTCTTTGGAGCCACTGTTTCGCAGAATC GTTAGCGAAGAGGTGGAACGAGCCTTGTCAAAGTTGGGAAATTCAAAATTAACGTCGAG GTCACCAGAACCTAAGAGGATCCAAGGCCGCGATGGAAGAAACCTTCAACTTCACTTCAAGACGCGGATGCCTCCTCACTTATTCACAGGTGGGAAAGTCGAGGGAGAGCGAGGCTCATCCATTCACGTGGTTCTTATCGATGCAAACACTGGGAATGTAGTCCAAACAGGAGAAGAGTCGGCTTCGAAGCTCAGTGTTGTAGTGCTGGAGGGAGACTTCAACGATGAGGACGATGAAGATTGGACGAGAGAGCACTTTGAGAGCTTTGAAGTGAAAGAGCGAGAAGGGAAACGCCCGATCTTGACCGGTGACACGCAGGTGATGCTGAAAGAAGGTGTGGGAACTTTAGGAGACCTTACGTTTACCGACAACTCGAGCTGGATTAGGAGCCGAAAGTTTAGGCTTGGTGTTAAGGCCGCTCCAGGGTATGGTGATAGCTTTCGCTTTCGTGAAGCCAAAACAGAACCTTTTGCTGTCAAAGATCATAGAGGAGAAT tatACAAGAAACATTATCCACCGGCTTTACATGATGAAGTCTGGAGACTGGATAGAATAGCGAAAGACGGAGTGCTACACAAGAAGCTACTGAAAGCTAACATCGTGACAGTCGAAGACTTCCTTCGACTCCTTGTTAAGGATCCACAGAAGCTGAGAAAT TTGCTAGGGAGTGGAATGTCGAATAGAATGTGGGAGAACACTATGGAGCACGCAAAGACATGCGTGTTGGGTGGGAAGCTTTATGTGTTTTACACGGATCAGACTCACGCTACAGGCGTTGTCTTCAATCATATCTATGAGTTCCGTGGCCTTATTGCAAACGGACAGTTCTTATCTCTGGAGTCTCTTAACCATGAccaaaag ATCTCTGCAGACATTCTGGTGAAAATAGCTTATGAGAACTGGCATAAAGCTGTTGAATACGACGGTAAGCTGTTGAATTGCTTACCAGTGGCCGAGAAGGAGATTAAAGGCTTACCAGAACCAAAAATGACCACAGCGCCACCAACAACAGCTCAGAACCATCAGCAGCAGATGCATAACCAGAACAATAGACAAACTGTGCAGTGTCATCAGAATGTTATACCCTATTCTCAGCCGATTGAGTATCCTCAGTTTGTGCAGCAACATTGCAGCCAGTTATTACCCTCGTTACCTAGCAACGTACAAGACTACAACAGTAGGCCAATGGAAAGTTCCAACGCATACAACGGAGAAGACTGGTGTCGACCAAGAGCTGGACAGGGTCTTGAAGACATTTTCAGTGAAGAGATCAGACTAAGGAGTTCTGAGATGCTTGAGACGGACGATATGCAGAGACTGTTGAAGACTTTTGGGATCGGTATGAACACTATGGGAACACAAGGCGGGTTTGGTCAGACGGATGAGTCTTGCTACGGTTACAGTATGCCGTACCAAGCTCAGATCGATAACACGTACAGGAGAGAGCGTAATAGAGGGTCGGGAAAAGCTGTGGTGGGATGGCTTAAGCTCAAAGCTGCTTTGAGATGGGGTATCTTCATACGCAAGAAAGCTGCAGAGAGGAAGCCTCAGATTGTGGAgattgaatga
- the LOC108852718 gene encoding uncharacterized protein LOC108852718 has translation MAENVGSVESEFGSVTSSQISFLKNCPFADPLNGAAKQTDSDTTEVLGTPVARTPLLSSLSTPIGLDSVNDEDVFRTPPENASLSSSSAAESEPRARVSKLKSKSPPPVSASASLAVRNLRVLETNRIADDPEEPVPGGGGSESKSKSPPPVRVLEMNRVSDPEERVTEVRTLTSPPSPAAGNVRVPGSNFVSESPSPPTVAAGDVRVPAKRSGLDSPSPGKHSDLDSSPPSATEGIKSTESGDDCEIEIPFKEVIEALLRNSGENLDERDERVSYVDILKQCGLKFP, from the coding sequence atggcgGAAAACGTTGGAAGCGTCGAGAGCGAGTTCGGCAGCGTCACCTCCTCTCAGATATCTTTCCTCAAGAACTGCCCCTTCGCCGATCCTCTCAACGGAGCAGCGAAACAAACAGACTCCGACACCACGGAGGTTCTCGGGACTCCGGTCGCCAGaactcctctcctctcctcgcTCTCGACTCCGATCGGCCTCGATTCCGTCAACGATGAAGACGTGTTCCGTACTCCTCCCGAGAACGcgtctctctcctcctcctccgcggCCGAGTCCGAACCGAGAGCTAGGGTTTCGAAATTGAAATCGAAATCTCCTCCGCCTGTTTCTGCTTCGGCGTCTCTCGCGGTGAGAAACCTTAGGGTTTTGGAGACGAATCGTATCGCTGATGATCCCGAGGAACCTGTTCCAGGAGGAGGAGGTTCGGAATCGAAATCGAAATCTCCGCCGCCTGTTAGGGTTTTGGAGATGAATCGTGTTTCCGATCCCGAGGAACGTGTGACGGAGGTGAGGACTCTAACTTCTCCGCCTTCTCCCGCGGCCGGCAATGTTAGGGTTCCGGGAAGCAATTTTGTCTCCGAATCTCCTTCTCCGCCGACTGTTGCCGCCGGCGATGTTAGGGTTCCGGCAAAGCGTTCCGGTCTCGATTCTCCTTCTCCGGGAAAGCACTCCGATCTCGATTCGTCTCCACCGTCTGCAACTGAAGGAATCAAGAGCACTGAAAGTGGTGACGATTGTGAGATTGAGATTCCGTTCAAAGAAGTTATCGAAGCTCTTCTCCGTAACAGTGGAGAGAATCTCGACGAAAGAGATGAAAGAGTTAGCTACGTTGACATCCTCAAACAATGTGGCCTTAAGTTTCCCTAA
- the LOC108853511 gene encoding calmodulin-binding protein 60 E isoform X1: MESSMNKRGYECSQEDADNLAESKRQKVPALASVIVEAVKVDSLQRLCSSLEPLFRRIVSEEVERALSKLGNSKLTSRSPEPKRIQGRDGRNLQLHFKTRMPPHLFTGGKVEGERGSSIHVVLIDANTGNVVQTGEESASKLSVVVLEGDFNDEDDEDWTREHFESFEVKEREGKRPILTGDTQVMLKEGVGTLGDLTFTDNSSWIRSRKFRLGVKAAPGYGDSFRFREAKTEPFAVKDHRGELYKKHYPPALHDEVWRLDRIAKDGVLHKKLLKANIVTVEDFLRLLVKDPQKLRNLLGSGMSNRMWENTMEHAKTCVLGGKLYVFYTDQTHATGVVFNHIYEFRGLIANGQFLSLESLNHDQKISADILVKIAYENWHKAVEYDGKLLNCLPVAEKEIKGLPEPKMTTAPPTTAQNHQQQMHNQNNRQTVQCHQNVIPYSQPIEYPQFVQQHCSQLLPSLPSNVQDYNSRPMESSNAYNGEDWCRPRAGQGLEDIFSEEIRLRSSEMLETDDMQRLLKTFGIGMNTMGTQGGFGQTDESCYGYSMPYQAQIDNTYRRERNRGSGKAVVGWLKLKAALRWGIFIRKKAAERKPQIVEIE, from the exons aTGGAAAGTTCCATGAACAAGCGTGGATACGAATGCAGTCAAGAGGATGCAGACAACTTGGCAGAATCGAAGAGACAAAAAGTGCCTGCTTTGGCAAG TGTTATTGTGGAAGCCGTCAAGGTAGATAGTCTGCAGAGGCTTTGCTCGTCTTTGGAGCCACTGTTTCGCAGAATC GTTAGCGAAGAGGTGGAACGAGCCTTGTCAAAGTTGGGAAATTCAAAATTAACGTCGAG GTCACCAGAACCTAAGAGGATCCAAGGCCGCGATGGAAGAAACCTTCAACTTCACTTCAAGACGCGGATGCCTCCTCACTTATTCACAGGTGGGAAAGTCGAGGGAGAGCGAGGCTCATCCATTCACGTGGTTCTTATCGATGCAAACACTGGGAATGTAGTCCAAACAGGAGAAGAGTCGGCTTCGAAGCTCAGTGTTGTAGTGCTGGAGGGAGACTTCAACGATGAGGACGATGAAGATTGGACGAGAGAGCACTTTGAGAGCTTTGAAGTGAAAGAGCGAGAAGGGAAACGCCCGATCTTGACCGGTGACACGCAGGTGATGCTGAAAGAAGGTGTGGGAACTTTAGGAGACCTTACGTTTACCGACAACTCGAGCTGGATTAGGAGCCGAAAGTTTAGGCTTGGTGTTAAGGCCGCTCCAGGGTATGGTGATAGCTTTCGCTTTCGTGAAGCCAAAACAGAACCTTTTGCTGTCAAAGATCATAGAGGAGAAT tatACAAGAAACATTATCCACCGGCTTTACATGATGAAGTCTGGAGACTGGATAGAATAGCGAAAGACGGAGTGCTACACAAGAAGCTACTGAAAGCTAACATCGTGACAGTCGAAGACTTCCTTCGACTCCTTGTTAAGGATCCACAGAAGCTGAGAAAT TTGCTAGGGAGTGGAATGTCGAATAGAATGTGGGAGAACACTATGGAGCACGCAAAGACATGCGTGTTGGGTGGGAAGCTTTATGTGTTTTACACGGATCAGACTCACGCTACAGGCGTTGTCTTCAATCATATCTATGAGTTCCGTGGCCTTATTGCAAACGGACAGTTCTTATCTCTGGAGTCTCTTAACCATGAccaaaag ATCTCTGCAGACATTCTGGTGAAAATAGCTTATGAGAACTGGCATAAAGCTGTTGAATACGACGGTAAGCTGTTGAATTGCTTACCAGTGGCCGAGAAGGAGATTAAAGGCTTACCAGAACCAAAAATGACCACAGCGCCACCAACAACAGCTCAGAACCATCAGCAGCAGATGCATAACCAGAACAATAGACAAACTGTGCAGTGTCATCAGAATGTTATACCCTATTCTCAGCCGATTGAGTATCCTCAGTTTGTGCAGCAACATTGCAGCCAGTTATTACCCTCGTTACCTAGCAACGTACAAGACTACAACAGTAGGCCAATGGAAAGTTCCAACGCATACAACGGAGAAGACTGGTGTCGACCAAGAGCTGGACAGGGTCTTGAAGACATTTTCAGTGAAGAGATCAGACTAAGGAGTTCTGAGATGCTTGAGACGGACGATATGCAGAGACTGTTGAAGACTTTTGGGATCGGTATGAACACTATGGGAACACAAGGCGGGTTTGGTCAGACGGATGAGTCTTGCTACGGTTACAGTATGCCGTACCAAGCTCAGATCGATAACACGTACAGGAGAGAGCGTAATAGAGGGTCGGGAAAAGCTGTGGTGGGATGGCTTAAGCTCAAAGCTGCTTTGAGATGGGGTATCTTCATACGCAAGAAAGCTGCAGAGAGGAAGCCTCAGATTGTGGAgattgaatga
- the LOC108852761 gene encoding uncharacterized protein LOC108852761 yields MGNVTSNVAAKFAFFPPSPATYAVSKDEETGKLMFSGVTPGKSMDVHQITTKSGNKVVGTFWKHQFARFTLIYSHGNAADLGQMVDLFIELRAHLRINVMSYDYSGYGASSGKPSEVNTYHDIEAVYNCLRSEYGIKQEEMILYGQSVGSGPTLYLASRLKRLRGIVLHSAILSGIRVLYPVKRTFWFDIYKNVERIRRVTCPVLVIHGTKDEVVNMSHGKRLWELSKDKYDPLWVKGGGHCNLESYPEYIKHLRKFINAMEKLAIINPPSKQPDDEEPSVTKTKYNHCLRFRKK; encoded by the exons ATGGGTAATGTGACGTCAAATGTAGCTGCAAAATTTGCTTTCTTTCCACCGTCACCGGCTACGTACGCCGTAAGTAAAGACGAGGAGACAGGAAAGCTCATGTTCAGCGGAGTCACGCCGGGAAAAAGCATGGACGTCCATCAAATTACCACTAAATCGGGCAACAAAGTTGTGGGTACGTTTTGGAAACACCAATTTGCAAGATTCACTCTTATTTATTCCCATGGCAATGCTGCTGATCTTGGCCAAATGGTCGACCTCTTCATCGAGCTCCGAGCTCATCTCCGTATCAACGTTATGAG CTATGACTATTCAGGCTATGGAGCTTCATCAGGCAAG cCGTCTGAGGTCAATACGTACCACGATATTGAGGCTGTATACAATTGCTTGAGGAGCGAGTACGGAATCAAGCAAGAGGAGATGATATTGTACGGTCAGTCCGTTGGAAGCGGACCAACGTTGTACTTAGCGTCTCGATTGAAGAGACTAAGAGGGATTGTTCTCCACAGCGCCATTCTCTCTGGCATTAGAGTTCTGTATCCTGTCAAAAGGACATTCTGGTTCGACATCTACAAA AACGTTGAAAGGATACGCCGTGTGACATGCCCTGTTCTTGTCATACAT GGAACAAAAGATGAGGTTGTGAACATGTCGCATGGGAAGAGATTGTGGGAGCTTTCAAAGGATAAATACGATCCGTTATGGGTTAAAGGAGGAGGGCATTGCAACTTGGAATCATACCCTGAGTACATAAAGCACCTGCGCAAGTTCATAAACGCAATGGAGAAACTCGCTATAATCAACCCGCCAAGCAAACAACCAGACGACGAGGAGCCAAGCGTTACCAAAACTAAGTACAACCATTGCTTAAGATTCAGGAAAAAATAG